A single Candidatus Thermoplasmatota archaeon DNA region contains:
- a CDS encoding transposase family protein has translation TVHHQMFQRIDAEVEEKRYKWFCETLVMMKNVGLVKLVVLKRRKNYYSGKKKKHMVKTQIMVNKKGLILHKTKHKNGKKHDYDLFKKTGPPPLPPKVELGVDLGYYGIETDYPLLNVNIPFKKPKKKELTKQEKRYNKKQRKARVIVEHTIGRMKKFRIMGQEFRNRLTRYDRMTSIVCGLVNFTIQPE, from the coding sequence GACCGTGCATCATCAGATGTTTCAGAGGATTGATGCCGAGGTTGAGGAGAAACGATACAAGTGGTTCTGTGAAACCTTGGTGATGATGAAGAATGTTGGACTGGTGAAACTGGTGGTTTTGAAGCGGAGAAAAAACTACTACTCTGGGAAGAAAAAGAAACATATGGTGAAGACGCAGATCATGGTCAACAAAAAAGGACTGATCCTGCATAAAACCAAACACAAGAACGGAAAGAAACACGATTATGATCTGTTCAAGAAAACCGGTCCGCCACCACTACCACCGAAGGTCGAACTCGGTGTTGACCTCGGTTATTACGGAATTGAAACAGACTACCCATTGTTGAATGTGAATATTCCATTTAAAAAACCAAAGAAAAAAGAGCTCACCAAACAGGAGAAACGATACAACAAAAAACAGAGGAAAGCACGGGTGATCGTGGAACACACCATCGGCAGGATGAAAAAGTTCCGTATCATGGGGCAAGAATTTAGAAACAGACTCACACGATACGATCGTATGACGTCTATCGTCTGTGGTCTAGTGAATTTTACCATACAACCAGAGTAA
- a CDS encoding C25 family cysteine peptidase, with amino-acid sequence MKQAVETWGITYVLLVGSGVKGSEKFPVRNTWVPTQGYEEYFPSDLYYADLYNAALDFSSWDSNGNHRYGEFPYDTNAVDLYPDVYLGRLACHDLAEVKTVVQKIISYSTKNTMTNKIVQMGGDTFPGDAENINEGEYCNERVMEKLPGYTTTQLWGSNGKLTKMNCILAFYQNADFVDFSGHGSYASWATHPPGDDSVWIPQGYRWNGFLFIDATWMYNFYKLPVVVFNACSCSKFSETANCLSWSLVQKKMGGAIATYGASGIGYGSYGSSEDDRLFGWMEVHLFEGLYKDKILGKVWGECITAYTTAFIAGGGQVFDADYKTVEEMTLLGDPSLVIQ; translated from the coding sequence ATTAAACAAGCTGTAGAAACCTGGGGTATCACGTATGTCCTTCTTGTTGGTAGTGGTGTGAAAGGCTCTGAGAAGTTCCCGGTTCGAAACACATGGGTTCCAACGCAAGGGTATGAAGAGTATTTCCCCTCAGATTTGTACTATGCTGATCTGTACAATGCTGCGCTTGATTTTTCAAGCTGGGATAGTAACGGAAACCATCGATATGGTGAGTTTCCCTATGATACTAATGCGGTGGATCTGTATCCTGATGTGTATCTCGGACGGTTAGCCTGTCATGATCTTGCTGAGGTGAAAACAGTGGTTCAAAAAATTATTAGTTACTCCACAAAAAATACGATGACGAACAAAATAGTTCAGATGGGCGGTGATACGTTTCCAGGAGATGCTGAAAACATCAATGAGGGCGAGTATTGTAACGAACGTGTCATGGAAAAACTTCCAGGTTATACGACAACCCAGTTATGGGGTTCAAATGGGAAACTAACCAAGATGAACTGCATTCTTGCGTTTTATCAGAATGCTGATTTTGTTGATTTTTCTGGTCATGGGAGTTATGCAAGCTGGGCAACACATCCACCAGGTGATGACTCAGTCTGGATTCCCCAAGGATATCGATGGAATGGTTTTCTCTTTATTGATGCGACGTGGATGTATAATTTCTACAAACTCCCGGTGGTAGTTTTTAATGCATGTTCATGCAGTAAGTTTTCAGAAACTGCAAATTGTCTGAGTTGGTCATTGGTTCAAAAAAAGATGGGTGGCGCTATTGCTACCTATGGTGCGTCTGGTATTGGATATGGAAGTTACGGAAGTAGTGAAGATGATCGACTTTTTGGATGGATGGAAGTGCATCTGTTCGAAGGATTGTACAAAGATAAAATTCTTGGAAAAGTATGGGGTGAATGCATCACTGCATATACCACAGCATTTATCGCAGGTGGTGGACAGGTTTTTGATGCTGATTATAAAACCGTTGAAGAGATGACATTGCTTGGAGATCCTTCTTTGGTAATTCAGTAA
- a CDS encoding PKD domain-containing protein → MKVEKIITSILMTCLCCLSLILPSVTALEVIQDGPNDVVTINYMTEESKLVTTHPDIQVKNIDIKTVTYDQLGTRATVTLSVYGRIENRGNIANTLENVDDLSSLNFNYVQYGVTVITSDDSYQLIYINQKAQVIYSDSEIINLTSADFSVNNDLLTISFNLRSDTETYDSLEVEVLFIKMNLTSFDDFDMDELDETAFVYLVDTAPNAPLEAIAEATNIAEAGKPVQFNATAVPFSGLPPYTYHWDFGDGETATEQNPIHIYKQPGSYNYTLTITDSSTPQQSATDTGTIKITGATTEGTPNNLLIFLAAIIIIALIGIAIIIYILRR, encoded by the coding sequence ATGAAAGTAGAGAAAATTATCACCAGCATACTTATGACATGTCTTTGTTGTTTGAGTTTGATACTGCCATCGGTGACTGCATTAGAAGTGATCCAAGATGGTCCAAACGATGTTGTAACCATTAATTATATGACTGAAGAAAGTAAACTTGTGACCACCCATCCTGATATCCAAGTGAAAAATATCGATATCAAAACAGTGACCTATGATCAACTTGGTACACGGGCAACAGTCACACTTTCAGTGTATGGACGTATCGAAAATCGGGGAAACATTGCAAATACACTTGAAAATGTTGATGATCTTTCCAGTCTTAATTTTAACTACGTTCAATATGGGGTCACTGTCATTACCTCTGATGATTCCTATCAACTTATTTATATTAATCAAAAAGCACAAGTAATCTATTCTGACTCAGAGATCATCAATTTAACATCTGCTGATTTTTCAGTGAATAATGATCTATTAACAATATCATTTAATTTGCGTTCAGATACTGAGACCTACGATTCACTTGAAGTTGAAGTTCTTTTTATCAAGATGAATCTAACAAGTTTTGATGATTTCGATATGGATGAACTCGATGAAACGGCGTTTGTTTATCTTGTTGACACGGCGCCTAATGCTCCACTTGAGGCAATTGCGGAGGCAACGAATATTGCTGAGGCAGGAAAACCGGTGCAATTTAATGCGACAGCAGTTCCATTTTCTGGGCTTCCACCGTATACGTATCATTGGGATTTCGGCGATGGAGAAACAGCAACGGAACAAAACCCGATTCATATCTATAAACAACCAGGCTCCTATAACTATACCTTAACAATTACTGATAGTTCAACGCCGCAACAGTCAGCAACCGACACAGGAACAATCAAAATCACAGGTGCAACAACTGAAGGAACTCCGAATAATCTCTTGATTTTCCTTGCTGCTATAATAATCATTGCCTTGATTGGTATCGCGATTATTATCTATATCCTCAGACGATAA